The genome window CGGCGTAGTCGAATGATGAGGTTAACGCTTTGTGTTCTTTGCTATTGAAACCGGCTTTGCAGGCGTCGGTCCAGGAGACGTGGTGACCGAATTCTGGCATTGGTGTGTATTTGTTTCCAAAATCACCTTGCTTGTATTCGAGCTTCGTGCCGTCGTTCAGGTAAACTTTTGGGTTAATACCATAAGTCCCGCAAGTCATAACGCCTTTTTGACCTATTAACAAAACACCATTGCTGCTGTCTGGCTCGCCTAGCGGATCGTTGGCAGGGATAATGTCCGGATGGAAAGGACGCAGGCCGCCGTCGTGCCAGGTTAATGTTACTTCGGATTTGTTGATCTTGTTCGCAGGGAATTTAAGCTGAACCCTCGATGATGGCGGGCAGCCTTCGGGAATGTATTCGGGCGTCCAGTCTTTAATGAAAACTTGTCCTACGCTGCATTCCAGTTCGGTTGGATAGCCTAGTCCCAATGTGCGGAAAGCAGGGTCGATCAGGTGGCAGCCCATGTCGCCTAATGCGCCTGTTCCGAAATTCCACCAGCCTCTCCATTTGAATGGATGCCACGCCGGATTATAATCAACCCATTCAGCCGATCCTACCCAAAGTTCCCAGTCAATGTCAGCAGGAACGGGGAATTTTTCGGTTGGAACGGGAATTCCTTGCGGCCACACCGGACGGTTGGTCCAAACGTGCGCTTCGTGCACATTACCGATCAGACCTTTGGAAAACCATTCTTTCATCTGCGTTTGCGCAGGGTTGGAAGCGCCCTGGTTACCCATTTGGGTTACCACTTTATATTTACGGGCTGCTTCTGTAAGCATCCGCGCTTCATAAATGTCGTGCGTCAACGGCTTTTGCACATATACGTGCTTGCCGCGCTGCATGGCCGCCATCGCGATTATGGCGTGCATATGGTCGGTTGTGGAAACGGTTACGGCGTCGATGTCCTTTTCCATTTCATCAAACATTTTCCTGAAATCCTTGTATTTTTTCGCAGTCGGATGCAGCTCAAAATTCTTTTTGGCCTGGTTCCAATCCACGTCGCAAAGTGCTACCAGATTTTCGGCACCTTTATTCCAAGCATTATTTGTATCTGAAAAACCCTTTCCGCCAACCCCTATTCCCGCAATGTTCAATTTGTCACTTGGTGCCACGAAGCCTTTGCCCAGCACGTGCCGTGGGACAATAAAAAAGCTTCCAATCGCTGCTGCCGTCGTTTTTTGCAAAAACTCCCGGCGCTTCACATCCTTCGGTTTATTTTCTGAACGCATCTGATTTGATAGTGAAAAGATAAAGTGGATAATATTGTTTAAAGCATACTTGTTATAATAATTACTTGCAGTGTCCGCATTTGTGAACGGGAACCGTAACCATAACGCCGATGTTTTGAAGGCTGTATATTATTCCCTTAACTTTGGGGTGAATAAGGACATTAATAAATTCCCGACTTACATTACCTGGTAATGCAAATAACACTCATGAAATCGAAGATTCACCGGGTTAAGGTGACTCAGGCGGAGTTGAATTACGTAGGCAGCATCACCATCGACGAAGATCTT of Dyadobacter chenhuakuii contains these proteins:
- a CDS encoding Gfo/Idh/MocA family protein, which produces MRSENKPKDVKRREFLQKTTAAAIGSFFIVPRHVLGKGFVAPSDKLNIAGIGVGGKGFSDTNNAWNKGAENLVALCDVDWNQAKKNFELHPTAKKYKDFRKMFDEMEKDIDAVTVSTTDHMHAIIAMAAMQRGKHVYVQKPLTHDIYEARMLTEAARKYKVVTQMGNQGASNPAQTQMKEWFSKGLIGNVHEAHVWTNRPVWPQGIPVPTEKFPVPADIDWELWVGSAEWVDYNPAWHPFKWRGWWNFGTGALGDMGCHLIDPAFRTLGLGYPTELECSVGQVFIKDWTPEYIPEGCPPSSRVQLKFPANKINKSEVTLTWHDGGLRPFHPDIIPANDPLGEPDSSNGVLLIGQKGVMTCGTYGINPKVYLNDGTKLEYKQGDFGNKYTPMPEFGHHVSWTDACKAGFNSKEHKALTSSFDYAGPLTETVIMGNLGIRSYNLRTAKADGKGFDYPGRKKLLWDGNNMKITNFDEANQFVKRKYRGDWKLS